One Candidatus Caldatribacterium sp. genomic region harbors:
- the lpxI gene encoding UDP-2,3-diacylglucosamine diphosphatase LpxI (LpxI, functionally equivalent to LpxH, replaces it in LPS biosynthesis in a minority of bacteria.), protein MRFSLSCARPSEASPGGLGRKPVTSKMLLLAGEGVLPVLVRQKARETFEVVTVSCRFFRLHRDLNPEHLLENLSFEELLSVLRAEKPEVLCLAGKVPKAYVFAPEVSSLFAPCRSLQDRDILRECIRLLEDEGFKVLSPFPFLKDWVTEEGILFGPPPTEEEWRDVEYGFRIARFLADEEIGQTVVVKRRTVVALEGAEGTDETIRRGLALVPCGVVVKVARSNQDFLIDIPAIGAETIRLLGEGGGRLIALESGKTLLLDREEVGILAERFGVTVLGVAW, encoded by the coding sequence CAGACCAAGCGAGGCATCACCCGGTGGGTTAGGGAGGAAGCCTGTGACCTCGAAGATGCTCCTTTTAGCTGGTGAGGGGGTTCTACCGGTCCTTGTGAGGCAAAAAGCCCGGGAAACCTTTGAGGTTGTTACCGTTTCCTGCCGTTTCTTTCGACTCCATAGGGATCTCAACCCCGAGCACCTTCTGGAGAATCTCTCCTTTGAGGAGCTCTTGAGTGTCCTGAGGGCGGAAAAACCTGAAGTGCTTTGTCTTGCAGGAAAGGTTCCCAAGGCTTACGTTTTTGCTCCCGAGGTTTCTTCCCTTTTTGCCCCGTGTCGGAGCTTGCAGGATCGGGATATTCTGAGAGAGTGCATTAGGCTTCTTGAAGATGAGGGTTTTAAGGTGCTTTCGCCCTTTCCCTTCTTGAAGGATTGGGTTACTGAAGAGGGCATTCTCTTTGGTCCCCCTCCCACGGAAGAGGAGTGGCGCGATGTCGAGTACGGTTTTCGTATTGCCCGTTTCCTTGCGGATGAAGAAATTGGTCAAACGGTGGTGGTGAAGAGGAGAACTGTGGTGGCTCTTGAGGGGGCGGAAGGGACGGATGAGACCATCCGGCGGGGTCTTGCCCTTGTCCCTTGCGGGGTTGTGGTCAAAGTGGCTCGGAGCAACCAGGACTTCCTCATAGATATTCCCGCCATTGGAGCAGAGACAATCCGCCTTCTCGGGGAGGGTGGAGGGAGACTCATCGCCTTGGAAAGCGGGAAAACCCTTCTTCTGGATCGGGAAGAGGTTGGGATTCTCGCAGAGCGTTTCGGGGTGACTGTCCTCGGGGTTGCCTGGTGA